Proteins from a single region of Phycisphaeraceae bacterium D3-23:
- a CDS encoding MOSC domain-containing protein, giving the protein MTNPATHIGDVQALALRPAKGEPIVLVKQVTAEQDGGLLEEARGAKKKRGVTLLAAGQWPAVCDALGRDVPWTARRANILIGCDALLQHLGKTLCIGDDVRLEATLETVPCGHIESLTPGLFEALKPKGRGGLCCRVVTGGVIRVGDVVRVEDTVAAGETV; this is encoded by the coding sequence ATGACCAACCCCGCAACCCATATTGGCGACGTCCAGGCCCTCGCGCTTCGCCCCGCGAAGGGCGAGCCGATCGTGCTGGTCAAACAGGTCACGGCCGAGCAGGACGGCGGCCTGCTTGAAGAAGCGCGCGGCGCGAAAAAGAAGCGCGGCGTCACGCTGCTCGCGGCCGGTCAATGGCCTGCGGTATGCGACGCCTTGGGGCGCGATGTGCCGTGGACCGCGCGTCGGGCGAACATCCTCATCGGGTGCGATGCCCTGCTGCAGCACCTGGGCAAGACCCTGTGCATCGGCGACGACGTCCGGCTCGAAGCGACACTCGAAACCGTCCCGTGCGGCCATATCGAGTCGCTCACGCCCGGGCTCTTCGAGGCGCTCAAGCCCAAGGGACGCGGCGGGCTGTGCTGCCGGGTCGTCACCGGGGGCGTGATCCGTGTAGGCGATGTAGTACGGGTGGAAGACACCGTCGCGGCGGGCGAAACGGTTTAG
- a CDS encoding prepilin-type N-terminal cleavage/methylation domain-containing protein: protein MPHPKPQTPTPKPMCVARSRFRAFTLVELLVVISIIALLIAILMPALASGRRAAQLAQSLSNLRQIGIASAAYAADNDGSPPFVPTGEQYGTTVITAGWCTWSFGGKFNDPYWASRSGGIFDLAPDGRPINAYVYSEKLHPPVTGTIGYSGHERPANESQRIENLELEVFRSPRDIATMQRTWPNPIYDASSYDDVGTSYHSNKKWVLQFRDAGLNINDAFQRGHRAFKTTSGIDPSRFVLYHDQVADVILTPWSPGLPVVNADFGRENQSAMTYFDGHANLTEIQPNQPEGDDYTFTIDTD from the coding sequence ATGCCACACCCCAAGCCACAAACCCCAACGCCCAAACCCATGTGCGTCGCACGCTCCCGCTTCCGGGCCTTCACCCTCGTCGAGCTCCTCGTCGTCATCTCCATCATCGCCCTGCTCATCGCCATCCTCATGCCCGCACTCGCCAGCGGACGACGCGCCGCGCAGCTCGCGCAGTCCCTCTCCAACCTCCGACAGATCGGCATCGCCTCCGCCGCATACGCCGCCGACAACGACGGCTCGCCCCCCTTCGTCCCCACCGGCGAGCAGTACGGCACCACCGTCATCACCGCCGGCTGGTGCACCTGGTCCTTCGGCGGAAAGTTCAACGACCCCTACTGGGCCTCACGCTCCGGCGGCATCTTCGACCTCGCGCCCGACGGCCGACCCATCAACGCCTACGTCTACAGCGAAAAACTACACCCGCCCGTCACCGGCACCATCGGCTACTCCGGCCACGAACGACCCGCCAACGAATCACAACGCATCGAAAACCTCGAACTCGAAGTCTTCCGATCCCCACGCGACATCGCCACCATGCAACGCACCTGGCCCAACCCCATCTACGACGCCAGCAGCTACGACGACGTCGGCACCTCCTACCACTCCAACAAAAAATGGGTCCTCCAGTTCCGCGACGCCGGCCTCAACATCAACGACGCCTTCCAACGCGGACACCGCGCCTTCAAAACAACTTCAGGCATCGACCCCTCACGCTTCGTCCTCTACCACGACCAGGTCGCCGACGTCATCCTCACCCCATGGTCCCCCGGCCTCCCCGTCGTCAACGCCGACTTCGGACGGGAAAACCAATCCGCCATGACCTACTTCGACGGCCACGCCAACCTCACCGAAATCCAGCCCAACCAACCCGAAGGCGACGACTACACCTTCACGATCGACACCGACTGA
- a CDS encoding sulfatase-like hydrolase/transferase: protein MIQRCYLTVTCLLFVLACGTSCAAQAPAQRVAAAPAPDTRPNILFIAVDDLNDWIGCLGGHPQSVTPNFDRLAASGVLFTNAHCPAPSCNPSRSAIMTGIAPNVSGMYRNQQDMRHVLPDAPIMPRYFADRAGYNAIGSGKMLHYFIDAPSWDDYYPDKETENPFPPTMQPPSRPVSLPRAGDWQYYETDWGPIDATDEEYGGDYRVTQWVGDQLGREHDQPFFLCCGLYRPHEPWFVPVAHFDAFPIEDIQLPPGYLADDLADLPAEGQRLGPNRYFDHIQNEGQWKQGVQGYLASIRYADAMLGHVLDALDNGPNADNTIVVLWSDHGWHLGEKEHWQKYTGWRACTRVPLMVRVPAGISTLATGTAAGTVCDEPVSLLSLFPTLTELAGIEHKDDNDAPSIVPLLRYGAASAGEPWDHVAVTYLDRPGSYSISDNDYRYIHYADGGEELYYIPDDPYEWNNLADNPEHAGRLAALRAMGPTEFAPMPPEPEPAADAPEIDPDATLTFIPATREDPPASEPEGEPFRIRFINRTDIPVVMHWIDRDGVLQPYATIPPGRQQRQSTRIGAAWQIQTEDGTPLGHFVVDAHAGQAVVPADANE from the coding sequence ATGATCCAGCGTTGTTACCTGACCGTGACCTGCCTCCTGTTTGTGTTGGCTTGCGGCACGAGCTGCGCCGCGCAGGCACCTGCGCAGCGAGTGGCAGCCGCGCCCGCCCCCGACACCCGGCCCAACATCCTCTTCATCGCGGTCGACGACCTCAACGACTGGATCGGCTGCCTGGGCGGGCACCCCCAGTCGGTCACGCCCAACTTCGACCGCCTCGCCGCGTCGGGCGTGCTGTTCACCAATGCCCACTGCCCCGCGCCGTCGTGCAACCCCTCGCGCTCCGCAATCATGACCGGCATCGCGCCCAACGTCTCGGGCATGTACCGCAACCAGCAGGACATGCGCCACGTCCTCCCCGACGCGCCCATCATGCCGCGCTACTTCGCCGACCGAGCGGGCTACAACGCGATCGGCTCGGGGAAGATGCTGCACTACTTTATCGACGCCCCGTCCTGGGACGACTACTACCCCGACAAGGAAACCGAGAACCCCTTCCCCCCCACCATGCAGCCGCCGTCCCGCCCGGTCTCGCTCCCACGCGCCGGCGACTGGCAGTACTACGAGACCGACTGGGGCCCCATCGACGCGACCGACGAGGAGTACGGCGGGGACTACCGCGTCACGCAGTGGGTCGGTGACCAGCTCGGCCGGGAACACGACCAACCCTTCTTCCTGTGCTGCGGGCTCTACCGGCCCCACGAGCCGTGGTTTGTGCCGGTCGCGCACTTCGACGCCTTTCCGATCGAGGATATCCAGCTCCCGCCCGGCTACCTGGCCGACGACTTGGCGGACCTCCCCGCCGAGGGCCAACGCCTCGGCCCCAACCGCTACTTCGATCACATCCAAAACGAGGGCCAGTGGAAGCAGGGCGTGCAGGGCTACCTCGCGTCGATCCGCTACGCCGACGCGATGCTCGGCCACGTGCTGGACGCGCTCGACAACGGGCCCAACGCCGACAACACCATCGTCGTCCTGTGGAGCGACCACGGCTGGCACCTGGGCGAGAAAGAGCACTGGCAGAAGTACACCGGCTGGCGTGCGTGTACCCGTGTGCCGCTCATGGTCCGCGTACCGGCGGGGATCAGTACGCTTGCAACCGGCACGGCCGCAGGGACGGTCTGCGACGAGCCGGTGTCGCTGCTGAGCTTGTTCCCGACGCTGACCGAGTTGGCCGGCATCGAACACAAGGACGACAACGATGCGCCGTCGATCGTGCCGCTGCTGCGCTACGGCGCGGCGAGCGCGGGCGAGCCGTGGGACCACGTCGCCGTCACCTACCTCGACCGGCCCGGGTCCTACAGCATCAGCGACAACGACTACCGCTACATCCACTACGCCGACGGCGGCGAAGAGCTGTACTACATCCCCGACGATCCTTACGAGTGGAACAACCTCGCCGACAACCCCGAGCACGCCGGCCGACTCGCGGCGCTGCGGGCAATGGGCCCGACCGAGTTCGCCCCCATGCCCCCGGAACCCGAGCCCGCCGCAGACGCCCCCGAGATCGACCCCGACGCCACCCTCACTTTCATCCCCGCCACCCGCGAAGACCCGCCCGCCTCTGAGCCCGAGGGCGAGCCGTTCCGCATCCGCTTCATCAACCGCACCGACATCCCCGTCGTGATGCACTGGATCGACCGCGACGGCGTGTTGCAGCCGTACGCCACCATCCCGCCCGGCCGGCAACAGCGGCAATCCACCCGCATCGGCGCGGCCTGGCAGATCCAGACCGAAGACGGCACCCCCCTAGGCCACTTCGTCGTCGATGCCCACGCCGGCCAAGCCGTCGTCCCCGCCGACGCCAACGAGTAA
- a CDS encoding GIY-YIG nuclease family protein, which produces MNTQTFRKDALRGLPDSAGVYALCDLDNVPIYIGQATASKDTSIRKRVQRHLTSARSDVIANRQLDVWEIAYVRGWICEDNQTRKVLESQLVDLFDSQSPLVNGTIPNRIGDPLTEVPEAISVQVMTNELIAVRLDPAIRFPRQAETFTQLLDYVLNVYDKAHLRRALRVHHARMTKYLEAFLST; this is translated from the coding sequence ATGAACACCCAGACATTCCGAAAAGATGCACTGAGGGGCCTACCCGATTCGGCAGGCGTTTACGCGCTGTGTGATCTTGACAACGTTCCGATCTATATTGGCCAAGCGACCGCAAGCAAAGACACAAGTATCCGAAAGCGTGTCCAGCGACATCTGACCAGTGCGCGGTCAGATGTGATCGCAAACCGGCAACTCGACGTCTGGGAGATCGCATACGTACGTGGTTGGATATGTGAAGACAACCAAACACGAAAAGTGCTAGAGTCGCAACTCGTCGATTTATTCGACAGCCAAAGTCCGCTCGTAAATGGCACAATACCCAACAGGATCGGCGACCCGCTCACAGAAGTGCCCGAGGCGATCAGCGTCCAAGTCATGACAAACGAACTTATAGCCGTTCGACTCGATCCGGCGATTCGGTTCCCAAGACAAGCTGAAACGTTCACGCAGCTGCTTGATTATGTATTGAATGTCTATGACAAAGCGCATCTGAGGCGAGCCCTACGCGTTCATCATGCAAGAATGACAAAGTATCTTGAAGCCTTCCTGAGCACGTAG
- a CDS encoding PEP-CTERM sorting domain-containing protein: MNTNQLIIGMAASALIATGAQAAFVVDASGGPATATNFGFGGDTTTASASATSAAVGLTGVSLFGGDGNNSPDTYVFSYTPGTDADNFSPAAGSLLGSVTGFGTETASGLAGGASGTYNVYISSPSSTNVNPAGSLVTVNGDGGTTDVIPALDFNDGGTGPDLDAGPAFVGGANNSWLLIGTVDLTAGNTYTVTVEANVNSFVSQRTAGVMWERAIPEPGSLALLGLGGLTLLRRRR; the protein is encoded by the coding sequence ATGAACACGAATCAACTAATCATCGGCATGGCCGCCAGCGCCTTGATCGCCACGGGCGCGCAGGCCGCGTTTGTGGTCGATGCCAGCGGTGGTCCGGCGACCGCAACCAACTTCGGTTTCGGCGGCGACACCACGACCGCGTCGGCATCCGCCACTAGCGCGGCGGTCGGCCTGACCGGCGTGAGCCTCTTCGGCGGCGACGGCAACAACTCCCCCGACACCTACGTCTTCTCCTACACCCCGGGCACCGACGCCGACAACTTCTCGCCCGCCGCCGGCTCGCTGCTCGGCTCGGTCACCGGCTTCGGGACCGAGACCGCGTCAGGCCTCGCGGGCGGTGCCTCGGGGACCTACAACGTCTATATCAGCTCCCCGTCATCCACCAACGTCAACCCCGCCGGCTCGCTCGTCACCGTCAACGGCGACGGCGGGACCACCGATGTCATCCCCGCGCTCGACTTCAACGACGGCGGAACGGGCCCGGACCTCGATGCCGGCCCCGCCTTTGTCGGCGGCGCGAACAATTCTTGGCTCCTCATCGGCACCGTCGATCTGACCGCAGGCAATACCTATACCGTGACGGTTGAAGCGAATGTCAACTCATTCGTCTCGCAGCGCACCGCAGGCGTCATGTGGGAACGCGCCATCCCCGAGCCCGGCTCCCTCGCGCTACTGGGCCTGGGCGGCCTGACGCTCCTCCGCCGACGACGCTAA
- a CDS encoding HNH endonuclease signature motif containing protein — protein MNAREIRKLITVDDLHANCKLGKRGCWVWTGPLHSDGYGAWNAAGRQVKAHRASYLLQVGPIPRGRFVTHTCDNKRCINPDHLHLVTHKTLYLHNKKNGHVARGERNGFATLTAKDVRRIRKLAKAGKYPHRTIGDMVGCHQTNVTRILNGTYWAHLK, from the coding sequence GTGAACGCACGCGAAATCCGCAAGCTCATCACCGTCGACGACCTCCACGCCAACTGCAAGCTCGGCAAGCGCGGCTGCTGGGTGTGGACCGGCCCTCTGCATAGCGACGGCTATGGCGCATGGAACGCTGCGGGCCGACAGGTCAAGGCCCACCGGGCGTCCTACCTCCTCCAGGTCGGCCCCATCCCACGCGGCCGATTCGTCACGCACACCTGCGACAACAAACGCTGCATCAACCCCGACCACCTCCATCTCGTCACCCACAAAACGCTCTACCTACACAACAAGAAGAACGGCCACGTCGCACGCGGCGAACGCAACGGCTTCGCGACCCTCACCGCTAAAGACGTCCGCCGCATCCGCAAGCTCGCGAAAGCCGGCAAGTACCCCCACCGCACAATCGGCGACATGGTCGGCTGCCACCAGACCAACGTCACGCGCATCCTCAACGGCACGTACTGGGCGCACCTGAAGTAG
- a CDS encoding LURP-one-related family protein, with protein MLYRIKEAFWSWGDDFSITDREGREVYRVDGAAFSWGDKLALLDMRGNELARIGQRLLSFKPCYTISVGGEVFAEVRKEWSWFKQTFTLDVPGPNDYAITGSFWRHEFTFERGGRVVATVSKKHWSWTDSYGVDIADGEDDVAILCACIVIDQVLHDGDQRD; from the coding sequence GTGCTCTACCGCATCAAGGAAGCGTTCTGGTCTTGGGGGGATGATTTTTCGATCACGGATCGGGAGGGGCGGGAGGTGTATCGGGTGGATGGGGCAGCTTTTAGCTGGGGGGACAAGCTCGCGCTGCTGGACATGCGGGGCAACGAGCTGGCGCGGATCGGGCAGCGGCTGTTGTCGTTCAAGCCGTGCTACACGATCAGCGTGGGCGGGGAAGTGTTTGCCGAGGTGCGTAAGGAGTGGAGCTGGTTCAAACAGACGTTCACGCTCGACGTGCCCGGGCCCAATGACTATGCGATCACGGGTTCGTTCTGGCGTCACGAGTTCACGTTCGAGCGCGGCGGGCGGGTCGTGGCGACGGTGAGCAAGAAGCATTGGTCGTGGACCGACAGCTACGGCGTGGACATCGCGGACGGTGAAGACGACGTTGCGATCCTGTGTGCGTGCATCGTGATCGACCAGGTGCTGCACGATGGGGACCAGCGGGATTGA
- the dcm gene encoding DNA (cytosine-5-)-methyltransferase, whose amino-acid sequence MVIEHNASAPNGKDFAEFFAGIGLVQRGLQSSGWRCAYANDIEPKKHRMYIDEFGDAPEYHVGDVWQTDEVLRKYEGAPFLATASFPCVDLSLAGNWKGFSGERSSTYFGFLQLLRRLEKRRPKIVMLENVVGFLTANQGQDFERAIIGLAELGYHIDALVIDAKWFVPQSRPRLFVFGFHESCKLPDTRSAPTQLALDGQWVDAARSESVLRPAKIREAIEKFDLPTGWVHLPLKTPTQMDYSLTAVIDIDDDQDWWDEKATTKHYEMMETPSRARVDRLIDQRETLAGTAFRRTRRGKARTEVRFDLAGCLRTPKGGSAKQIVVAVIGGQLKMRWMSSREYARLQGADDFAIKVPEIQALYGFGDAVCVPAIEWIDQNILTPIYEANQQGVTDTELVA is encoded by the coding sequence ATGGTGATTGAACACAATGCGAGTGCGCCGAACGGTAAAGACTTCGCGGAATTCTTTGCAGGGATCGGCTTGGTACAGCGCGGCCTGCAGTCGTCGGGTTGGCGGTGCGCCTATGCGAACGACATCGAGCCGAAGAAACATCGGATGTATATCGATGAGTTTGGGGATGCACCCGAATATCACGTGGGTGATGTCTGGCAGACAGACGAGGTCTTGCGGAAGTATGAGGGTGCTCCTTTCCTTGCAACCGCCTCCTTCCCCTGTGTCGATCTGTCCTTAGCGGGCAATTGGAAGGGTTTTTCCGGAGAACGTTCGTCAACTTACTTCGGTTTTCTACAACTGCTCCGTCGGCTAGAAAAACGACGGCCCAAGATCGTGATGCTGGAAAATGTTGTAGGTTTTCTTACCGCAAATCAAGGTCAGGACTTTGAGCGTGCCATCATTGGTTTGGCTGAGCTTGGGTACCACATCGATGCTTTGGTGATTGATGCGAAATGGTTTGTGCCGCAAAGCCGACCTCGGTTATTCGTGTTCGGCTTCCATGAATCCTGCAAACTGCCTGACACACGCTCGGCTCCTACTCAGTTGGCGCTCGATGGACAATGGGTAGATGCGGCGCGCAGCGAGTCGGTGCTACGGCCTGCGAAAATTCGCGAGGCGATCGAGAAGTTTGATCTCCCCACCGGGTGGGTACACCTGCCGTTGAAGACTCCGACCCAAATGGACTATTCGCTGACTGCCGTGATCGATATTGATGACGATCAAGATTGGTGGGATGAAAAAGCCACAACGAAGCACTATGAGATGATGGAAACGCCCTCGCGGGCGCGTGTCGATCGGCTGATCGATCAGCGGGAAACGCTTGCAGGTACTGCGTTTCGCAGAACACGACGGGGCAAAGCGCGTACGGAGGTGCGTTTTGATTTGGCCGGGTGTCTGCGAACACCCAAGGGGGGCAGTGCCAAGCAGATTGTCGTTGCAGTGATTGGCGGGCAGCTCAAGATGCGTTGGATGTCATCTCGTGAATATGCCCGACTGCAGGGTGCAGATGATTTTGCGATCAAAGTACCAGAGATTCAAGCGCTCTACGGCTTTGGTGATGCAGTCTGTGTACCGGCGATCGAGTGGATCGATCAAAACATCCTGACGCCTATCTACGAGGCGAATCAGCAAGGCGTGACGGATACTGAATTGGTGGCTTAG
- a CDS encoding PEP-CTERM sorting domain-containing protein (PEP-CTERM proteins occur, often in large numbers, in the proteomes of bacteria that also encode an exosortase, a predicted intramembrane cysteine proteinase. The presence of a PEP-CTERM domain at a protein's C-terminus predicts cleavage within the sorting domain, followed by covalent anchoring to some some component of the (usually Gram-negative) cell surface. Many PEP-CTERM proteins exhibit an unusual sequence composition that includes large numbers of potential glycosylation sites. Expression of one such protein has been shown restore the ability of a bacterium to form floc, a type of biofilm.), translating into MTATLLVGPAQADVIARWTPVSGDATASDYHNTTQTPAADETASGVSASTLARVNHGNFTNGGTNWAGIATLGNDDTVYTEFTLTPGGGQSIDFTTLTYTTVGNSESNTATGMTMFLSTDIGGFGIANSVASDTVDAASITAGDLRYDLDISSLTGVATPVTVRLYIVDNNDDVGPGGNSFAPLAGSNSATDVGLIVNGTVVPEPGSLALLSLGGLFIARRRRA; encoded by the coding sequence GTGACGGCCACCCTGCTGGTGGGTCCGGCCCAGGCGGACGTCATCGCCCGATGGACGCCGGTCAGCGGGGACGCCACCGCGTCGGACTACCACAACACGACCCAGACCCCCGCCGCGGATGAGACGGCGTCGGGCGTCAGCGCCTCGACCCTCGCGCGGGTGAACCACGGCAACTTCACCAACGGCGGCACCAACTGGGCGGGCATCGCGACACTGGGCAACGACGACACGGTCTACACCGAGTTCACCCTCACGCCCGGCGGGGGCCAGTCCATCGACTTCACGACCCTGACCTACACCACGGTGGGCAACTCGGAATCCAACACCGCCACGGGCATGACGATGTTCCTCAGCACGGACATCGGCGGGTTCGGGATCGCCAACAGCGTCGCGTCGGACACCGTCGACGCGGCCTCGATCACCGCGGGCGATCTGCGGTACGACCTGGACATCTCCTCCCTGACCGGCGTGGCCACGCCGGTCACCGTCCGGCTGTACATCGTGGACAACAACGACGACGTCGGCCCCGGCGGGAACAGCTTCGCACCGCTGGCCGGCAGCAACTCCGCCACGGACGTCGGGCTGATCGTCAACGGCACGGTCGTGCCCGAGCCCGGGTCGCTGGCGCTGCTGTCGCTGGGCGGGCTGTTCATCGCCCGTCGCCGACGCGCCTGA
- a CDS encoding CAP domain-containing protein, with product MTLPRTGWLATLMALTLCTLAVLPASAQDEREIDIIETLGEEQVAAREAREQAAAEREHRERLEEQSQLRQAFQEYLGVARRTATQAVRAKASRADAQQITQLREQARTIIDRQGLTKAMVQAELDPIYERLDQMLVPTQEELYAVNPQLLELRRRIAPGSGNDVDWIEEIAIQYALATNNREREVIAGNVAQRDPNQFDTTAGEADGIDLCNRRRMVLGLNPLAVDHKLILAGRDHSNDMATLGFFDHTSPVAGKETPWKRAELFGTSASGENIAAGYGSELQATMGWWYSPGHLKNMMGQGHNRIGLGTHGQHYTQLFGR from the coding sequence ATGACCCTCCCGCGCACCGGCTGGCTCGCCACCCTGATGGCGTTGACGCTCTGCACCCTCGCCGTGTTACCCGCATCCGCGCAGGACGAACGCGAGATCGACATCATCGAGACGCTGGGCGAAGAGCAGGTCGCCGCCCGTGAAGCGCGCGAGCAGGCCGCCGCCGAACGCGAACACCGCGAGCGTCTCGAAGAACAATCACAGCTCCGCCAGGCGTTCCAGGAATACCTCGGCGTCGCCCGCCGCACCGCGACCCAGGCCGTCCGCGCCAAGGCCAGCCGCGCCGACGCCCAACAAATCACCCAGCTCCGCGAGCAGGCCCGCACCATCATCGACCGCCAAGGCCTCACCAAAGCGATGGTCCAGGCCGAGCTCGACCCGATCTACGAACGCCTCGACCAGATGCTCGTCCCCACCCAGGAAGAGCTCTACGCCGTCAACCCCCAGCTCCTCGAACTGCGCCGACGTATCGCGCCCGGCAGCGGCAACGACGTCGACTGGATCGAAGAGATCGCCATCCAATACGCCCTCGCCACCAACAACCGCGAGCGCGAAGTGATCGCCGGCAACGTCGCCCAGCGCGACCCAAACCAGTTCGATACCACCGCCGGCGAAGCCGACGGCATCGACCTGTGCAACCGCCGACGCATGGTCCTGGGCCTCAACCCACTGGCCGTCGACCACAAACTCATCCTCGCCGGCCGCGACCACTCCAACGACATGGCCACCCTCGGCTTCTTCGACCACACCTCCCCCGTCGCCGGCAAAGAGACCCCGTGGAAACGCGCAGAGCTCTTCGGCACCTCCGCCTCGGGTGAAAACATCGCCGCGGGCTACGGCAGCGAGCTGCAGGCCACCATGGGCTGGTGGTACTCACCGGGCCACCTCAAAAACATGATGGGCCAGGGACACAACCGCATCGGCCTGGGCACCCACGGCCAACACTACACCCAACTCTTTGGCCGCTAG
- a CDS encoding helix-turn-helix transcriptional regulator, translating to MKQVDVKAEFGRQVRALREEKGWSQEHLAAVVGLDRSYVGGVERGERNISIENICKLAASLDVSPEVMFVWWEKSR from the coding sequence ATGAAACAGGTCGATGTCAAAGCCGAGTTTGGCAGACAAGTCCGGGCACTCCGAGAAGAAAAAGGTTGGAGCCAAGAACACTTGGCCGCTGTCGTCGGGCTCGACCGGAGTTACGTAGGCGGGGTTGAACGCGGGGAACGCAACATCAGCATCGAGAACATCTGCAAGCTTGCTGCCTCACTGGATGTGAGCCCCGAAGTCATGTTTGTTTGGTGGGAGAAAAGCCGATGA
- a CDS encoding prepilin-type N-terminal cleavage/methylation domain-containing protein, giving the protein MKRRTVGFTLIELLVVISIIALLIGILLPALGAARKAARKTANSTQLRGCHQGLVIHAQDNKGYFPGLTSKGVLGNAGDLGVGPSTDIYSVNNPFVGGATTRARSAILLNTNIVTPEYLINPGDTDLVPATKDSPVNAFPNLSYAMLMLRDDTAVGGNINGQPPFGSRGQDWKDSMNGSAIVMSDRNTGNDADAQVSSVWTEQDGGKWEGTVVRNDNSTSFENSHLIDASRYGSGPTIEGDNLFDVGTGTAGSSFYNANAAMVMRNLCDINAMANQ; this is encoded by the coding sequence ATGAAACGCCGGACTGTTGGCTTCACGTTGATCGAGCTTCTTGTCGTCATCTCGATCATCGCACTGCTGATCGGGATCCTCCTGCCGGCGCTGGGCGCGGCGCGCAAGGCCGCCCGCAAGACCGCGAACTCTACCCAGCTCCGCGGCTGCCACCAGGGCCTGGTCATCCACGCACAGGACAACAAAGGATACTTCCCCGGGCTGACCAGCAAGGGTGTCCTCGGCAACGCCGGCGACCTGGGCGTAGGGCCATCCACCGACATCTACTCGGTCAACAACCCCTTCGTTGGCGGCGCGACCACCCGGGCCCGCTCGGCCATCCTGCTGAACACCAACATCGTCACCCCCGAGTACCTCATCAACCCCGGCGACACCGACCTCGTCCCCGCCACGAAAGACTCGCCGGTCAACGCCTTCCCCAACCTGTCCTACGCCATGCTGATGCTGCGCGACGACACGGCCGTCGGCGGGAACATCAACGGGCAGCCGCCGTTCGGATCGCGCGGGCAGGACTGGAAAGACTCGATGAACGGCTCGGCGATCGTCATGTCCGACCGCAACACCGGCAACGACGCCGACGCTCAGGTCAGCTCCGTCTGGACCGAGCAGGACGGCGGCAAGTGGGAAGGCACCGTCGTCCGCAACGACAACTCGACGAGCTTCGAGAACAGCCACCTCATCGACGCCAGCCGCTACGGCAGCGGGCCGACCATCGAGGGCGACAACCTTTTCGATGTCGGCACGGGGACGGCGGGTAGTTCGTTCTACAATGCCAACGCCGCGATGGTGATGCGCAACCTCTGCGACATCAACGCGATGGCGAATCAGTAA